In Physeter macrocephalus isolate SW-GA chromosome 2, ASM283717v5, whole genome shotgun sequence, a single window of DNA contains:
- the LOC102986505 gene encoding ly6/PLAUR domain-containing protein 1 yields MWVLGIAATFCGLFLLQGFALQIQCYQCEEFQLNNDCSSPEFIVNCTVNVQDMCQKEVMEQSAAEEASRADLPSPDMKRVKMDPASPITLIPPTAIS; encoded by the exons ATGTGGGTCCTCGGCATCGCGGCAACTTTCTGCGGACTGTTCTTGCTTCAAG GCTTTGCGTTGCAAATCCAGTGCTACCAGTGTGAAGAATTCCAACTGAATAATGACTGCTCCTCCCCCGAGTTCATCGTGAATTGCACGGTGAACGTTCAAGACATGTGTCAGAAAGAAGTGATGGAGCAAAGCGCAG CAGAAGAAGCATCCAGGGCTGACCTCCCATCTCCAGACATGAAACGTGTGAAGATGGATCCAGCTTCTCCCATAACACTAATTCCTCCCACTGCGATTTCATGA